In Fructilactobacillus cliffordii, a single genomic region encodes these proteins:
- the rpsR gene encoding 30S ribosomal protein S18 — protein MPEQRHSRGRRGGRRRRKVDFIAANHIEYIDYKDVDLLKRFISERGKILPRRVTGTSAKNQRKLTIAIKRARIMGLLPFVVED, from the coding sequence ATGCCTGAACAAAGACACTCAAGAGGTAGAAGAGGTGGACGTCGTCGCCGTAAGGTAGACTTCATCGCTGCTAACCACATTGAATACATCGACTACAAAGACGTTGATTTATTAAAGCGGTTCATCTCAGAACGGGGTAAAATTTTACCACGTCGAGTAACGGGAACTAGCGCTAAGAACCAACGGAAGTTAACCATCGCTATTAAACGGGCCCGGATCATGGGCTTGTTACCATTTGTGGTGGAAGACTAA
- the ssb gene encoding single-stranded DNA-binding protein has translation MINTVVLTGRLTRDVDLRYTQSGAAVGSFTLAVDRRFTNQNGDREADFVNCVIWRKSAENLANFVHKGSLLGVEGRIQTRNYENKQGQRVYVTEVVVENFTLLEPRNGGQQGNNNMGHQASQQNPFGTPQSNNFGGQSDSNPANNNQNGNDNSADPFAGSGDQIDISDDDLPF, from the coding sequence ATGATTAATACCGTTGTCCTAACCGGACGTTTAACACGAGATGTTGATTTGCGATACACCCAAAGCGGCGCAGCCGTGGGTTCTTTTACCCTGGCTGTCGATCGGCGCTTCACCAATCAAAATGGTGACCGGGAAGCTGACTTTGTTAATTGTGTTATTTGGCGGAAATCGGCTGAAAATCTTGCTAACTTCGTTCATAAGGGTTCTCTGCTGGGAGTAGAAGGGCGGATTCAAACGCGTAACTACGAAAACAAGCAGGGTCAACGAGTTTATGTAACGGAAGTTGTGGTTGAAAACTTTACTTTGTTAGAACCCCGTAATGGTGGACAACAAGGTAATAACAACATGGGCCACCAAGCTTCGCAACAAAATCCATTTGGGACGCCACAATCCAACAACTTTGGCGGACAATCAGATTCCAATCCGGCTAACAATAACCAGAATGGGAACGATAATTCTGCCGATCCGTTCGCGGGTTCTGGTGACCAAATCGATATTTCCGATGACGATTTGCCATTCTAG
- the rpsF gene encoding 30S ribosomal protein S6, with the protein MENKYEITYIIRPDLDDAAKTALVERFDKILTDNGAKLIDSKDWSKRRFAYEIDGFNEGIYHVVNLTAEDSQAIDEFDRLAKFSDNILRQMTVKRDN; encoded by the coding sequence ATGGAAAACAAATATGAAATTACTTACATCATCCGTCCTGATCTTGATGACGCTGCTAAAACTGCTTTAGTAGAACGGTTTGACAAGATTTTGACTGACAATGGTGCCAAGTTGATTGATTCTAAAGATTGGTCAAAGCGTCGTTTTGCTTACGAAATTGATGGTTTCAACGAAGGAATTTACCACGTTGTAAACTTGACCGCTGAAGACAGCCAAGCCATCGACGAGTTCGACCGGTTAGCTAAGTTTAGTGACAACATTTTACGGCAAATGACTGTTAAACGTGATAACTAA
- the gyrA gene encoding DNA gyrase subunit A has protein sequence METPETRITNVELSKKMKSSFLDYAMSVIVARALPDVRDGLKPVNRRILYGMDQLGVTPDKPYKKSARIVGDVMGKYHPHGDSSIYEAMVRMAQDFSYRYLLVDGHGNFGSVDGDGAAAMRYTEARLSKISLEMLRDINKDTVDFAPNYDGTEREPVVLPARIPNLLLNGATGIAVGMATNIPPHNLSEVISAIHILMKNPDASVNELMEALPGPDFPTGGIVMGKSGIRHAYETGRGNIVVRAKVDIEEDRHGKQTIIATELPYMVNKAKLIERIADLVRDKRISGITAINDESDREGMRIVIDIRRDASAEVVLNNLYKLTLMQTSYSFNMLAISDGAPKVLSLKEILNNYLDYQVDVITRRTRFNLKKAQARAHILAGLLVALDHIDQVIQIIRSSKTGEIAKQQLIDNFDLDDKQAQAILDMRLVRLTGLERGKIIDEHQKLLEQIKDYEDILNSHDRVTSIIYNELLETQKKFGDPRRTELMVGEINNIEDEDLIEAKNVTITLTHNGYIKRIPTDDFKTQNRGGRGIKGMGVNQDDFIEHLLVGSTHDLLLFFTTAGKVYSMKAYEVPEYGRSAKGIPIVNLLQLGEHEKIQTVLDISDTDELTNKDLFFTTKLGTVKRTPLAEFVNIRNNGLKAINLRDDDEVIKVSLVQATDNVIIGTHLGYAVSFKADAVRSMGRTATGVRGIKLRDHDFVIGADVLAPGGDVFVISEKGYGKRTPVSEYPIKGRGGKGIKTANVATKNGPIVGLGVVMGDEDIMLITDQGVMIRFATDSVSETGRATLGVHLIRIDDDAKVATMAIVAKADDDESEVNATATPTTNE, from the coding sequence ATGGAAACGCCGGAAACAAGAATTACTAACGTTGAATTATCAAAAAAGATGAAGTCCTCGTTTTTGGACTATGCAATGAGCGTGATTGTAGCACGGGCGCTTCCCGATGTCCGGGATGGATTGAAGCCTGTAAACCGTCGGATTTTGTACGGAATGGATCAGTTGGGAGTTACTCCGGATAAGCCGTACAAGAAATCAGCCCGGATCGTGGGCGACGTCATGGGGAAGTACCATCCCCACGGTGATAGCTCAATTTACGAAGCAATGGTACGGATGGCACAGGACTTTAGTTACCGTTATCTGCTGGTTGATGGTCACGGAAACTTTGGTTCGGTCGATGGTGACGGTGCCGCGGCCATGCGTTATACCGAAGCTCGGTTGAGCAAGATCTCGTTAGAGATGCTCCGGGATATTAACAAGGATACGGTGGATTTTGCTCCTAACTACGATGGGACGGAACGGGAACCGGTGGTCTTACCGGCCCGGATTCCGAACCTGTTGTTGAACGGAGCGACGGGAATTGCCGTGGGAATGGCAACAAACATTCCACCACACAACCTGAGCGAAGTCATTTCTGCCATTCACATCCTGATGAAGAACCCGGATGCGAGCGTTAATGAATTGATGGAAGCACTGCCTGGGCCCGATTTTCCAACCGGTGGCATTGTGATGGGTAAGTCTGGAATTCGGCATGCCTATGAAACCGGACGTGGGAACATTGTGGTGCGGGCTAAGGTTGACATCGAAGAGGACCGGCATGGCAAGCAAACCATTATCGCAACCGAGTTACCTTACATGGTCAACAAGGCCAAGTTAATCGAACGGATTGCTGATTTAGTGCGTGATAAGCGGATTAGCGGGATTACGGCAATTAACGATGAATCCGACCGGGAAGGAATGCGGATTGTGATTGATATTCGGCGCGATGCGAGTGCTGAAGTGGTGTTAAACAATCTCTACAAATTAACCTTGATGCAGACGTCTTACAGCTTTAACATGCTGGCCATTAGTGATGGAGCTCCGAAGGTTTTGAGTTTAAAGGAAATTCTCAATAACTATTTGGATTATCAGGTTGACGTCATCACGAGACGGACCCGATTTAACCTGAAAAAGGCGCAGGCGCGGGCTCACATCCTTGCTGGATTGTTAGTAGCGCTAGATCACATTGATCAAGTCATTCAGATCATTCGGAGTTCCAAAACCGGCGAAATTGCCAAACAACAATTAATCGATAACTTTGACTTAGATGACAAGCAAGCCCAGGCCATCTTGGACATGCGGTTGGTCCGGTTAACCGGGCTGGAACGCGGTAAAATCATCGATGAACACCAAAAATTATTGGAACAGATTAAAGACTACGAAGACATTTTAAACAGTCACGACCGCGTCACTTCTATCATTTACAACGAGTTGCTGGAGACTCAAAAGAAGTTTGGAGATCCGCGGCGGACCGAATTAATGGTCGGAGAAATTAACAATATTGAAGATGAAGATCTGATTGAAGCTAAAAACGTTACAATCACCTTGACCCATAACGGTTACATTAAACGGATTCCAACTGATGACTTTAAAACTCAGAACCGGGGTGGCCGGGGTATCAAGGGAATGGGCGTTAACCAGGATGACTTTATTGAACACCTCTTGGTGGGCTCTACCCACGATTTACTGTTGTTCTTCACGACGGCTGGAAAAGTTTACAGCATGAAGGCCTACGAAGTGCCAGAATACGGTCGTTCAGCGAAAGGAATCCCGATTGTGAACCTCTTACAACTCGGGGAACACGAAAAGATTCAAACCGTGTTAGACATCAGTGATACGGATGAACTAACTAATAAGGACCTCTTCTTTACCACCAAGCTGGGAACGGTTAAACGAACGCCGTTGGCAGAGTTTGTAAACATTCGTAATAATGGGTTAAAGGCGATTAATCTACGCGATGACGACGAAGTGATTAAAGTTTCGTTAGTCCAAGCTACTGATAATGTGATTATCGGTACCCATCTAGGGTACGCCGTCAGCTTCAAAGCAGATGCAGTTCGGTCTATGGGACGGACTGCGACTGGAGTTCGTGGAATTAAACTACGAGACCATGACTTCGTGATTGGAGCCGACGTGCTGGCTCCAGGCGGGGACGTGTTTGTGATTTCTGAAAAAGGATACGGGAAACGGACACCGGTCTCTGAATACCCAATTAAAGGACGCGGTGGTAAAGGAATTAAAACTGCGAACGTAGCGACTAAGAACGGTCCGATTGTTGGACTTGGGGTAGTAATGGGTGATGAAGATATCATGTTAATTACTGACCAAGGTGTAATGATTCGATTTGCAACGGATTCTGTTTCTGAAACCGGGCGGGCCACGTTAGGAGTGCACCTGATTCGCATTGATGACGATGCTAAGGTCGCCACCATGGCGATCGTGGCGAAGGCCGATGACGATGAGTCCGAGGTGAATGCGACAGCAACGCCAACTACCAACGAATAA